One genomic segment of Mustelus asterias chromosome 26, sMusAst1.hap1.1, whole genome shotgun sequence includes these proteins:
- the LOC144479597 gene encoding protein S100-A1-like, whose product MTTPTKTEVAMQNLMDVFYQYAKGDKYTLTRSQMKTLVETELVQLTKKKGNVEAFDKMMKDLDFDGDGEVNFEEFVSFIASLMFSCNELYVQKREQQTKK is encoded by the exons ATGACAACTCCGACCAAAACCGAGGTGGCGATGCAGAACCTGATGGATGTTTTTTATCAATATGCAAAAGGCGACAAATACACTCTGACCCGGAGCCAAATGAAAACTCTGGTGGAGACAGAACTCGTCCAGCTCACAAAG AAAAAGGGAAATGttgaagcctttgacaagatgatGAAAGATCTGGATTTTGATGGTGACGGAGAGGTGAACTTTGAGGAGTTTGTGTCATTCATTGCCAGTCTCATGTTTTCCTGTAACGAACTTTATGTTCAGAAGCGGGAGCAACAAACGAAAAAATGA